In a genomic window of Nostoc sp. UHCC 0870:
- a CDS encoding HEAT repeat domain-containing protein gives MISGMIGAWVGELVTVEVSKALLSGVTSRLNPSDLDKAIKTATIEACNQENRLFSSCPPDFIPKFLCNFFKEQGLSELQKPLKNEGKPDVDYLAVVFQKAALADSKMKEIKIEYVYSWMEVFVTTYFQNTDNCIRFQIAKDNYCQQLVNWFDDVKFAGIAVPGQEVDKSEKLVNIFVLPEVQEDNQNDLNSSIETELLSSNLSQSQQQLLWEQRQRALRNSSGRKLLASQILSQTNCQKVVLLGAPGSGKTTLLSYFVVMIAQKQIDQLKITAADYLPIIISIRDFARQENTSILEYVKQFVEKNLCVKTLPVGFFEYWLDDGRTFIFFDGLDEIAQENKRYEVVRKIENFLGQFPENCAVITSRPAGYKRDFFNTQEFAHYELLAFDDEKIEKFINCWYNSRIQDKSEAERRKTTLREAINKNERLKLLARNPLLLTIIALIHRYQAVLPKGRHKLYEKAVETLLTSWNGNKDISIEQLLNLDIEDLLFLMRKLAFWIHGQGSTEDNEGGTLIAHEDLLDQLKREIKSLKEIDLYKAEEKAKRFLSLIQERTGLLNEQGQDCYAFVHKTFQEYLCAREIHYQADDQDDFDIVLQYIDQHLHDPHWREVLLLLITQQAPNKAATAIRRVLSRNSEYEQWLHRDLLFAGNCLAEDIKNLKTAKNSPAIEILQDLVNLEVSDSLQVSSRIKSQVFQFLCSLNETAFQTQALQLLKEKEQQIEQVRFQRYCAALGEKEAAVNRLIEMTKKSEYRVRLIAASVLSDIGGEVAINCLLELLKDSEKNVSLTAAILLSQIGGEVAINCLLELLKDSEKNVSLIAAILLSQIGGEVAINCLLELLKDSDAHVRSSAIFALGKIGTVAEIPWLIELLKDSDARVRSSAADALGKIGGAAEIPWLIELLKDSDACVRSSAADALGKIGGAAEIPWLIELLKDSDARVRSSAADALGKIGRAAEIPWLIELLKDLDARVRSSAADALGKIGAEAAIPDLLELIKDPETRVHSSAADALGKIGAEAAILDLLELLKDSDARVRSSAADALGKIGTEVAISDLLELLKDSDARVRSSAADALGKIGAEAAIPDLLELLKDSESDVRSSAANALNKIDKKTHSVVITLSQWINEHQDSKYIRYGIDLLWDLVCGETT, from the coding sequence ATGATTAGTGGAATGATTGGTGCATGGGTAGGAGAATTGGTAACAGTAGAAGTTTCTAAGGCTTTGCTAAGTGGTGTTACGAGCAGACTTAACCCTAGTGATTTAGATAAGGCTATTAAAACTGCAACTATAGAAGCTTGTAATCAGGAAAACCGATTATTTTCTTCTTGCCCACCAGACTTTATACCAAAATTTTTATGTAATTTTTTTAAAGAACAAGGATTGTCAGAGCTACAGAAGCCTTTAAAAAATGAAGGAAAGCCTGATGTAGATTATTTAGCTGTTGTTTTCCAAAAAGCAGCTTTAGCTGACTCAAAAATGAAAGAAATTAAAATTGAGTATGTTTATTCATGGATGGAGGTTTTTGTTACAACTTATTTTCAAAATACAGATAATTGTATAAGGTTTCAGATTGCCAAAGACAACTATTGTCAGCAATTAGTTAATTGGTTTGATGATGTTAAGTTTGCTGGGATTGCTGTACCAGGACAAGAAGTAGACAAATCGGAGAAGCTAGTCAATATTTTTGTGTTACCAGAAGTCCAGGAGGATAACCAAAATGATTTAAACTCCAGCATCGAAACAGAGTTGTTATCATCCAATTTGAGCCAAAGTCAGCAACAATTACTTTGGGAACAGAGACAGCGTGCTTTACGAAACTCTTCTGGGAGAAAATTGTTAGCTTCCCAAATTTTAAGTCAAACCAACTGTCAAAAGGTTGTTCTTTTAGGTGCGCCTGGCTCTGGAAAAACCACTTTACTGAGTTATTTTGTGGTGATGATAGCTCAGAAGCAGATTGATCAACTGAAGATAACAGCAGCAGACTATTTACCTATTATAATTTCCATACGAGATTTTGCTAGGCAAGAAAATACTAGCATTCTGGAATATGTTAAGCAATTTGTGGAAAAAAATTTATGTGTCAAAACCTTACCTGTAGGTTTTTTTGAATATTGGTTAGATGATGGACGCACTTTTATATTTTTTGATGGTTTGGATGAGATTGCTCAAGAGAATAAACGATATGAGGTAGTGCGAAAAATCGAGAATTTTTTAGGGCAGTTTCCGGAAAATTGTGCAGTTATTACCTCTCGGCCTGCTGGCTACAAACGTGATTTTTTTAATACTCAAGAGTTTGCCCATTACGAGCTTTTAGCTTTTGATGATGAGAAGATAGAAAAGTTTATTAACTGTTGGTATAACAGCCGTATTCAAGATAAGTCAGAGGCGGAGCGACGTAAAACAACTTTACGGGAAGCAATAAATAAGAATGAGCGTCTCAAATTACTAGCGCGTAACCCTTTGCTGTTGACTATTATTGCTCTGATTCATCGCTATCAAGCAGTTTTACCTAAAGGTCGCCACAAACTTTATGAGAAAGCAGTAGAAACCCTCTTAACTTCTTGGAATGGAAACAAAGACATTAGCATTGAGCAATTATTAAATCTTGATATTGAGGATTTACTTTTTTTGATGCGAAAATTAGCTTTTTGGATTCATGGACAAGGTAGTACAGAAGATAACGAAGGGGGAACACTAATTGCTCATGAAGATTTGCTTGACCAATTAAAAAGAGAAATCAAATCTTTGAAAGAAATTGATCTTTATAAAGCAGAGGAAAAAGCAAAACGTTTTTTAAGTTTGATTCAAGAACGTACTGGACTGCTTAATGAACAAGGTCAAGATTGCTATGCTTTTGTGCATAAAACCTTTCAAGAATATCTGTGTGCTAGAGAAATTCATTATCAAGCAGATGATCAAGACGATTTTGATATTGTTTTACAGTATATTGATCAGCATCTCCATGACCCTCATTGGCGAGAGGTGTTACTTTTATTGATTACTCAGCAAGCACCAAACAAAGCGGCTACAGCCATTAGAAGAGTCCTCAGCAGGAATAGCGAATATGAACAATGGTTGCATCGTGACTTATTATTTGCTGGGAATTGCCTTGCCGAAGATATTAAAAATTTAAAAACTGCAAAAAATTCTCCAGCTATAGAAATTTTACAAGATTTAGTAAATCTTGAAGTCAGCGATTCCTTGCAAGTGAGTTCTAGAATTAAATCACAAGTATTCCAATTTTTATGTAGTCTAAATGAAACAGCTTTTCAAACTCAAGCTTTGCAATTGTTAAAAGAAAAAGAGCAACAAATAGAACAAGTAAGATTTCAACGATATTGTGCTGCATTAGGAGAGAAAGAAGCAGCAGTTAATAGATTAATTGAAATGACAAAAAAATCAGAATATAGGGTTCGTTTGATTGCCGCATCTGTGTTAAGTGACATAGGTGGAGAAGTCGCAATTAATTGCTTACTAGAACTCCTTAAAGATTCAGAAAAAAATGTAAGTTTAACTGCCGCAATTTTATTAAGCCAAATAGGTGGAGAAGTCGCAATTAATTGCTTACTAGAACTCCTTAAAGATTCAGAAAAAAATGTAAGTTTAATTGCCGCAATTTTATTAAGCCAAATAGGTGGAGAAGTAGCAATTAATTGCTTACTAGAACTCCTCAAAGATTCAGATGCTCATGTGCGTTCTAGTGCCATATTTGCGTTAGGTAAAATAGGTACAGTAGCAGAAATTCCTTGGTTAATAGAACTCCTCAAAGATTCAGATGCTCGTGTGCGTTCTAGTGCCGCGGATGCGTTAGGTAAAATAGGTGGAGCAGCAGAAATTCCTTGGTTAATAGAACTCCTCAAAGATTCAGATGCTTGTGTGCGTTCTAGTGCCGCAGATGCGTTAGGTAAAATAGGTGGAGCAGCAGAAATTCCTTGGTTAATAGAACTCCTCAAAGATTCAGATGCTCGTGTGCGCTCTAGTGCCGCAGATGCGTTAGGTAAAATAGGTAGAGCAGCAGAAATTCCTTGGTTAATAGAACTCCTCAAAGATTTAGATGCTCGTGTGCGCTCTAGTGCCGCAGATGCGTTAGGTAAAATAGGTGCAGAAGCCGCAATTCCTGACTTACTAGAACTCATCAAAGACCCAGAAACAAGAGTGCATTCTAGTGCCGCAGATGCGTTAGGTAAAATAGGTGCAGAAGCCGCAATTCTTGACTTACTAGAACTCCTCAAAGATTCAGATGCTCGTGTGCGTTCTAGTGCCGCAGATGCGTTAGGTAAAATAGGTACAGAAGTAGCAATTTCTGACTTACTAGAACTCCTCAAAGATTCAGATGCTCGTGTGCGTTCTAGTGCCGCAGATGCGTTAGGTAAAATAGGTGCAGAAGCTGCAATTCCTGACTTACTAGAACTCCTCAAGGACTCAGAATCTGATGTGCGTTCTAGTGCCGCAAATGCGCTGAATAAAATCGACAAAAAAACTCATAGTGTAGTCATTACTCTTTCTCAATGGATTAACGAACACCAAGATTCCAAATATATTAGATATGGAATCGATTTGCTATGGGATTTGGTATGTGGCGAGACAACCTGA